Sequence from the Mytilus galloprovincialis chromosome 13, xbMytGall1.hap1.1, whole genome shotgun sequence genome:
actatgcggtatgggctttgctcattgttgaaggctgtacggtgagctatagttgttaatgtctgtgtcattgtggtctttctgggtatttgtctcattggcaatcataccacatcttcttttttatatttcctcatttttatgcatattgtggcatttaggtcctccgtaaaccgtcttatggtcatttcgaatcaaaatatagctattgtgtcacagtcaatttttctatatttttttcactatcaaTTTGAATagtgaaacataaaccatttcattattcattattcatttttcaatattgaatagtgaatagtgaactatttcattattcattattgaataatgaataatgaactatgaataatggacgtacttcagcgcggtgtCGTCAATCTGTGTAGCTATTGAGTTGTATGATTTGATATTACCATATGCCCTAACCAAATGTGTGCTTCTATGACAAACTTTAGCTAAGGTAATAAGTAACTTATGGTTGACAAAATTCACCATCATTTTTCAAGTTAAACATATAAGCTTTACACGGGAAACAAATATTGCAAGTTTGCATTCACTAAAATAACAGGAAGTAAGGTTTCCGCAggaataataaaattttaacgtcAGGGACGTGAATTAAATGGCTGTTAAGCAACCAACCACGAAACAAATAATCAAACTTTATTTCATTACTGCTTAAACAAAAAATCCAACAGGTTatagataaaaagataaaacttTGTGGCGTCCATCCATTCTTAATCCGCCATGCTTATGTCTCTGAATACCATATCAAGCTCATAAATAGCTGCTTCCATATGAGAAAAGACAATGAAAATAGTCATCAGGCACACTCTAAATAAGGAACAGACAAATACCAGAGTACACAACACAACTTAGAAAAATTAATAATACGTACCCCACCTAATTCTGGGATGATCgtaggtgctctggaagggtgaAGCACATGTGTGGTTATATTTGTACAAATACTAGTACAGTAATAAATGTAACTCGATAGATCTTATTCAGGGAAAAGGGGACGGGATGGTACCTACGATATTTGGAACGTATCTgctatcatttgtgaaatggatattccataacgTTCGACCAACTGGTGATGGCTTCCGTTAATGTTACTAATGAATAATGTAAGTCTCAACAACTCTTAGTTTAATTTctcccttgtgagcagcaaccatctatcaaggaAGTCATGACAGGAAATACTAGCCctgaaatatcgtatcaactgggaaaTATATACTTTGTATGAGAACGCTGCTGGATGCTGCTACAAAGAAACTGAAAGTTCACGACTGGGAACCTGATTTCTTCTCTTTTGtcgtattgttttgtttttaaccaaCCCTGGCAATTtgtaaatgtaagtcaagatatgtgACAGACTACACTGTAATTGTTGTATCCTTTAACTGAGGTTCGATGGGATAAAATGCGTTCCACATAGTaaccaaattttgaataatttagcCAGAAAATCTCATCtttatagaagaagaaaaaacagcaACATGTCACTGCTTACTTCTTTTCTTTTGTCCTAAGCAGTTCAATTATGAAGTAAGCCTCGTATTAATAAAGGAATAAAACAACAAAAGAGAGGCGATGTTAGTTTGCCTTGGAATGCCAATTGTTTCTTGAAACGCCCCCAAAACGTCACAACCCTAGCTTTGCATAAAATAGGAATTCAAAATTTCTCGATTAATTTATCTATTAGATTATTTCAATATCGAAGTACTTGATACTACTGCCCCAGTGGTATTCTCTTATTTTTGTAGTAGACCAGGAGCATGCCGTTTCCTTATTGTACATCGTAACTATTGAATGAGGTTAGAAAAAGGGTTAATGTATCACAGGTAAGTTAGAAAATCATAAGATACCAGcaacacaaatgtcaaaaataaaatcGACAAAAAGACACATcattacaaagaaaattaaaagttaagCACCAGAACACATTTTTTGTATCAAAGCGTCCCTCATTGATGAGTATCTTGTGGACGAGATATGTGTCCAGCGTACAGAATTAAATTCCTTTGTACAAATCGCGGCAAATGGAGGGTGATGTCGTCTATTAtatattcgtttaatgtgtttaagcttatgattttgccattcgattagggacttaccgttttgaattttcctcctacttttttatattttacctttttctaTGTAGTATTTTGAGATAACCTTGTAAACCCTTATAGATTTAATGCGACTTAGAACTTTTCGTTTGGTATGTAAGATTATaattataatagttatcaaaggtacaaggcttataattaTACTTTGATTGAATCTTCGTGATCCCTTTGTGGGACTTGGACATTGGAAGACTACTGTGCCTGAATATAACAACAAAGGTTTAGTTAAAAGAatttaattcaaacaagaaataaaaCTATTTCAGTAAATATATAATCTAATTTTGAAATACAAGATAAAAATAGATAATACATATCGATTTCAAAGGCAATACTTTCATATTTAGATCACATTTGCCATTTAATCTACAACAAAATAGCATTAAAATTCGTAAATGCAAAACTTTGAGcagttttaaatttattgatcattatacagtaaaaaataaatgcatacaacttttcatttttttaagtaaCAATCAAACCACTACAAGAACTGGTAATGTACGTACAAATAAACTGAAACAATTTGTTTAACAAATAATTGTTCGCCATCGAAAATACCTAATGTTGGCTTTTGTAGCATTCGAACAGTAATCATGAtttctacaaaaaatattaatttggtATTGACAAATGTACTTGGCTGTAATATAGATCCTCCTGTTTTGTTGTATGCTAACAAGTTTACTTCCAAAATCATCAAAAACTAAGCattataataatgtttttttttataaatagctacttggatggtgagttgtctcattggcactcataccaaatcttccaaTATCTAATTATCCAGTATTATGCAATTAAGAAATTGTATAACTTACACATGACTAAAAAATGGGTAATCTTTATCAAAGGTTGGTATCTTAAATTGTTTTCGGAACTCGTATAAAAAAATACCAATCAAGACTTAAACAATAGCTTGAATCATGAATTCTCCATATGGAGTGTTTTAAGTTGTTCATATGTTTTATGCCATACCAGGAGGaatcaatatatatgttttgcaggaatttttttacatgaatatttaCAAAAGCGAAGTTAGTTACATAAAGCAAAAATACAAACCACCAAAATCAATTTGTTAAAAACATGATATCACGCTGTTAAACACGGATCAACTGAAAGAAAATggtaaaaatgaaatacataatagATCATAATAAACTTCATAAACTTCTACACAATGATGAAATCAACTGTcaattcaatcatttcaaaaagTTAAAAGCTAGCTAGAAGACATTTATCTTACATAAAAAATGTTGAGGATGAAAATGTTCAACgcctttacaaattaaaacacGATTTGTATATATCACAGGTCAAATGAGTTCAAAAATATCATTGACAAGTTCAATATCTTATTGAATGTTAAACAACGCTGATTGGTTTCTTTGCCATTTTGTCACAAGGgtagaaaaaaaaaggtttttattACTCATAACTCATTTCTCATACTCATAACTGACAGATGTTATCTTGATTCGGGAGAAAACCAGTATGAAAAGAATACTTGTCATTTTATTCTGAATAAAAGACACGTGttctatttaattttacttttttttttattttctagaaatttagaattaaatgtttattcaaatgATTGTGTTGCAATTTTGCATACTTGTATTATAGCAAAATATAAATGTGTATGCCATTTTTATATGTGGTGTTGGAAAATATGATTgactaaaattcaaaacaaactatgaccataaaaacatacattttgcaTTTTGCTGTCACCAAAGTTGAGGCAATATGACAATGCTAGAATGATATTACTAAACAGCTAAAACGAAACTATGATAATACTTCATCAGTATAATGGAATGATATAAATCGAGAATGAAATGTTGAGCGTAGCTAAAATAACCTCCCTACATTTTATGGACTTTAATATGCACCACAAACAGCTTGATCCTCACAACAACGTCGTTATTAAAATTTGAAgtataaagatatattttatgtttatattgtacTTGCGATATAAGTTATTTAAATGAGATCAACAAATACCTATATTGTATTGTCTGATATAGTGGCTTATTAACACTTGTAGCAATTGCGATTATGTATGCTGATGAATTCGCGAAATATTATAAATACTTTTCAGTGTACATATTATAACAATGTCACCGTTGAAATTGTCTGATGCTAAATGTTTCATACAATTTACATGAACGCTAATCATAATATAACGTTAAAATGTttagaaaaaattaaaaccaaaatacTCAGTAAACCTTAATGTATTTAAATACAATGTTTTACATGTtcactgaaaaaaaatatctgcatGTTTTACTAGCTGCATAATGCAAACTATGCACATATAAGGTAAACTTTTAATATTGACATGACCAATCGCTAAAGTGTAACTGCCTTATCTTTTATCCGAGTATCTTTATACGTTGTGGGTATGTAGTCCAATGTTATAACATAACGATAAGAACGAGTACCTttgtgtaaataaaaatatattaaatatattaaatatatatcagttagatttataacttttacatcaaacgaatatttaaatatattatttggAAGCACTTCATAATATCACAACCatgaaatatataacaaaacatttgaCCATATTCACAGACAACAGCAGTTACTACGTAACAAATATTTAATACGGCAACATGTGCTTTTGTAAGGAAAAAGGGTATTATGCTAAAGCCTATTTGATAGGGCATTTCAACCCTGTGTTATTACATTTTCCAGcagttttatatcaaaatatgagTAGCCACAACgaaaactttttaaattcaaaagtgATTTTTGAACAGTATGAATTTTTTATCATATGACCAGTAAAAATAGAAACCATAAATGTTCCAACCGCTATGCAATTTCTTACAAAGATCTGGATTTTATTGAATCCATACCAGAAGTAAATTTTCCAATATAAATGTGCAATTACTGCATTAGAATAATCTATGGTATTATACCGTGTTATTCTTTAAAAAGAGTTAACCATAGTTGTTTCATAATTTCATAAAGATTGGAAGTTCACGAAATTCgtattaatattgaaaaatataaatcaagAAGCATTTCGAAAAGcaattttaaacttaaaatatttttgtcttcttCAAAAGTACAAAAACAATCGGgttttattttatctaaaataGTCGAAACATGTCTATCGTACAAAACTAAAAATGAAGAATGAAAATACTAAATTCTAAAAGCAtggacaatatatataaaaaatactttACATTACATTAGATGAACTTAATGCAAATGACTGCTATAAAACGGTCATACAAATGGAAGATTGTTTAATACAATTTAATTTGCGCACTTCATACCTAACTATAACAATTAatctaaattttgtacaaaaatactaaataaaatttaaagaacgcaaaatatttaataaaatttataacattatACATAACAAACCACAGTGCTACTGAAACAACAAAAGGTCACtatcaaaatacatgtacaactaTATAACAAACATGTTAATTCACGTCAACCACAAATATACTAGACAAAAACTATGGAAATTAATTGAGTTTATGACACAATGGAAGACGTAAAAAGAGACATTACAttatgtaaacaaacataatcTTCACGTATCTGCACCAGCTTTCACTCTCACATTTAGCACGAATGTCCTGACAAGGGTTATCGAACTTTGATTGTTTTCGAGCAGACGTCACTTTGATGTAGAGTCTATCATTCCCTGTCGTCAGGAAAACGACCATTCCTCTCTACAGAGACCATCTTTGCAGGCTTGACATAGTTCGGCGTTGTGCTGGTTGCGTGGTTTTCCTGCGCGTCTGTCAATCCGTAAAGGAGGACGAACAAATCCGTAGTATATTTGTCCTACCCTGTTGTATACGTTTCCTAGTACCTGTGTAGAGTAGAAATAAATCAATGTTATGATGGACTATAAAGTAAATGTTTACAAGACTCTTCAAACTAGAAATGGATTACGTTTGTCAAACTACATATACAGGAAAAGataaaaagtgttttattttcatcTATAGATTACTAAATTtgttttttcacatttgtttttaaagtagTCGCATGTACTCATTGGCCCCTTGTAAAGATTGATGGTATGAAATGTATCACGTAAATTTGGTTTGAAAATATTGTTAGCACCTTACATTTCACATTAGATCTTCATAAACAACCAGTACAAAGGAATAATGTTTTATATCAGTTAACATTTCTAGTTATGAGGGATATTCCAAAGTAGGCTCATGAAGAATGCGATTGTAGTCTAAACAAGTAAGCATAAGTCTGAGCATAGATGTCCCAGTATAAAAAGGTTTGTTTTAATCAGTTGCCCTATCCTATGTCATTTTACGACCTATATGGGCTTTTTTGTTACTGATATGATAGATGAGAACCGCTACGTTTAATTCAAActgatttacaatatattttaaatagtTGACCTTTTACATAATGTTTTATTGAGTGcaataaaagaaataaacttATATTGCTATATTTAGCTTAGCTTTGCATGCAATTGTAGCCCAActaatgataaataaaggcagtagtataccgctgttcaaaagtataaatcgattgagagaaaacaaatccgggtttcaaactaaaactgagggaaacgcatcaactataagaaaaaACAACGATACAACTGAACAAGTGCAACAAAATACTGGTAAATATGTACCTTCACAACTTCTTCTGGATACCACATTGCATGTTCATATTTTCCATTCTTACATCTTTGGCATTGCTGTCCGTACAGTTTAAACATGACCAGTCCGGAATTTGCTCCGTAGTTTAGATTGAACCAAAATATAACTCGTCCTTTCATTGATGTCCACCCATGTCCGCAGTCCTGCAAAATAAAGGTCAGGGTTaaacatttataattatgaaatcAGATATAATTCAAAACATGAAGCTACCCAATAAttgtacacatgtacatgtttacatAATGTTTTACAAACTTTTGGGTCTTTGTGTACCTGGAAAAGGTTATTTCAGAAACACTATACATCTGAAGCATGGGAGTAGATAATAgcagttttaacaaaatttgaggtataatttaaatcatttaaaaacgaTCGACTATCTGTGTAAGCATGATAAAGTTTGATGTCCCAATTCTAAACATAGAGGCTCCGTTATGTTTAGTTATATCGGTGCATTGTATTGgcatttgatgcgactgttatacaagtgaaaggtttaacGCTATAAAAACGGCTTCTATCCATCATTTTCCGACATTTGAGAAtgccaagtaaggaatatgacagttgttgttcattcgtttgatgtgttttatcatttgattttgccattttattaaggacttttcgttttcaactttcctcggagttcagtatttttgttattttacttttttttttaaatcgaggaATAATTGAAATTATTACAAAACTAATCGACTATATGTGTAAGCATGGTAAAGTTTGATGTCCAAATTCAAAGCATAGAGGCTTCGTTATGTTTACTTATACCGATGCATTTTATTGTAACCAGACACTATGACCTAGCTGttctcattttattttcaaacttaACCTATATGCATTTACATGTCGGTAACACCTCTTGTATCTAGACATACCTCTGTATAGGTGATTTAACATGAAAATAACTAATCACAGATTTAGTCAAATTGTTTAAAACATAGTTTGATTTTTAGAGCAGACAGGGAAAATTCATTATAGTCATTCATATGTCATAACAGTAGTAGTATTTATAATCGTTCATTTAAATTACACGTGTTGTAAACATTGCTTTTTCGTGAACTTTTGAAAACGTATTAATCTtaagttgtttttgaaaataatatattttagagTTAATTCATTATATATGTTAATGAGAGGTAGAAGGTACTAAAAaggcattcaaactcataagttaatgacgaaataacaacaaaataaaatgggGCTTCATCTGTAATGTCAAGACAGTCATACAAATGTTATCCAGATTACCTACTGTATAAAAGGAACATTTtcgtttaaaagttttaaaaaattataaaacagtgATTTTAACCATAAATTCATAGTACATCTCTTCATTGATTCACATTCGACCTTCAAGTtgtaaactgatatatatatctAAGAATAATGAATATCTGGTATGAAATCATATGAAAGTCTTGGTTCGATGCAATGTCTTCCAAAAGACTGTTACTTCGAGAAGTAACTTTCGAAAATAAAAACACACAGAAAGATTTTTTATTAAGTTAACATGGGTTTCGACTATTTCAGAGAGATAGAAAGAATACGCCAAAAAATATCCATGTCCTTAAAATCTTTTAACACGGTTTTTGACATAACTATATACGAAGGAATCCAAAgatatagattttataaatagtacggataaaattttaaaataagtttttgatgaaatctTCCATGATTTACGATCGATATCTGATCTAATATTGATTGTAATTTATTCAATGTTCTCCTCAATGCCTGTTTTGGCAGGACTTATTGCTAAATTTTCCTTTCAAATGTGCAAATATTGACAATTGTTGATAAAGAGCAAACATTTGGACAGATCCTACCCTCCACTGACAATATTAACGGACTAATATATACATTGATTGTTTGCTTATTAAGactatattaaaaagaaaatataaatccTTGAAGATTAAGGTGATACACATACAACTCATAAAGGATAGATTGTTTAATACTTAACTAATTAATCAGCACCGTTCTGGTACTTATAGTATATGTAATTTTATAACGGGCACCTGCTATGACAGACAGAACAAAGGAACTATACGATGGTTTTTGAATTACTTGAGAATTACACATGTAGgtattatcaaatttaaaatctTCTAAACAGAAAACATTGTTGACAGACGTACGATGTCCTATTTCTTTTCTTGTTGTTTTTGGAAGATCACTGTCTCCTGGACaactttacaatttatatttacaGGTTGGATCCTAAGGAACGGAAAGACATAACAATATGTACACAAGAGTTACTCCCTTGACTTGGAACATATCAACTTTAATTTTATAACAGATACGTATCCCTTTTCTCGGAAAGTCTTTCAGAATAAAGCAAAAACGTTTACCTGGATTTTTGTCgaaagtataaaaaagaataatatatACAGAATTATGAAATATAGTGTTTATACCACTGAACGTGATAGAATTTATACAACCTTCATAattgaattataaaataatagTATCCCCATGAAATACAGTAAAGCTAGAGATCTAATTatggtaaaaatgtaaaaaaaaaaaaaaaaaaaaaaaaaaactatattaagTATGCATGTATGCATTGGTTGGTAATACGTATATGCTACtaaaaaatacatgtagttgTATTCTACAATTTTTAGACTATGAAATTGTCAATGACAATGTTAGAACAATTTTCATACATAGTTTATTGAACAAACAAAACCTACTACTGAcgcaaaattaatttaaaaaatagattttatcactttatgaataaaattgagaatagaaaagTTATGAAGCAATTAAAGCACCTTCAAgattaacattttataattattaaagCTTCATAATAATTCGCACGCtgaaaaaatacttcattttcaGAGAAACTCAGGAATTTATTTAGTCTCTTCTTATATAAACTTTAAGCATAATGAAAAGAGATCCTcttgttttgataatttaagtaAACAAAGTTTACCTATGGACATTTGTTTAATGTATAATATCTCTTTAGTAAGTTTCAAAAGAGCTTATTTCTTGAAGTGATGGATGAAAATTGACAGGTCTATGCGACAAAATGTGATCATCATGTTTTCAAAATTCTCTTTGCTATGACAGGGTTATCCCATGATCAAACTTGTATTTCGAGTGACAAGTTTTAAATTCACGtctgtattgtttatttaaaataacaCTATTCGATGGTTTGAATTCCTTTTTCTCAAACGCAGTTCAATAATAAGAACGTTTGAGGTGAGAAAGAATGTAAAGGAAAAAAAACctgattatttgttttaatacGCAATGTGAAAGGAGGAATGTTTTTGAAGCAAAATCATTGCACACATTTGACGAAAGAAGCTGTTCTTCATCGGGCCTACACAGCTTAGCGAAAGCTCACACTTCACTAGAAGGTACAGAAGACAATAACTACTTGTTTGGGCAGAATATTCTGCTAAATGAAGTTCaagttacattttttatttcaagaacACATTGCAGAGTATGAAAAGCAAAAATTATTATACTGGAGGGACACATTCTTCAATTTAAATGACTATCCAGAAAGGGTTTATGACCCCATTTACCCTGTAAACGAATACAGATAATTATTGAATTCACAACACTCATGTACAATATAATTCTTATTCTGCTTTATGTAAAATGCGATACTAGTCTTTATCTGTCAGTATAAACTTTAGAGTatacatttttcttatatttatattttgaattttaagcTTAAATCCCTGGAAGTTAGACTATGATACATGATTAAAGGACCTGTTCAAACCTGAATGACAATGTTTTCACTCTCTATATGGGGGTTACTtagatattttgttatttaacagAAGATGTCATCGCCCAACAACACTTGCCATCAACAATCAAATCATACCTATGGCGTCCTTAAAATAAAACAGATCAATTGCAGAATGATACAGTACTGCATCGaagtttgtctttttttgttttatacctTTGTTATACTACTTTTGTTTTATCACATTGGTACATTTTGTACCATCGAATAATAAAACAGTATGTTAAATGCAATTGGACTGCAAAAAATATACTAATGACCTTACGATCGAGGGTAGTATAAAATTTGATCAGAgcttatttatttcatttcaaaattgatCTGTTAAAATTATTCAGTATATTCAAGACGAAGCTTGGAAGGGATCCTTTAGAAAATCTAACcccaggaacgctcaaagtcaaatattttgaaaGCGACAGGAGCGATCTCAAGTATTTATCtcttttttgtgttattaaatattttttaaattgcttCATCGACTATAGTTAACCTAAATTTAATGGAGTTCATcaaaagatatatgtataaatgctttatcattttaatattgaCTTGTTTTCGTAATTATCAATTTGGTCATATGAATATAGATTTCGGGATCAGATTGAgaacccctcctatcccccctcaataTACACTAGTCTTGTTCAACCAAAAGTGACATAAACAATAGGTTTTTATATCAACTCTTTAAGGTCGTTGGTTAATGTTTTCTATAATAGACATTTGGACATCATGTCAATGTCATGTGGTTTTTAAGACATCGTCCTACCTCTAGGACACATTGTCATTGTTCCACCTCATCGACTGATTGTATGAACAATTCTTCTTGTTTTCTTGAATTTACAGTAAGTTAAATGCATAGGTTTTTATGTAATACTTTTATTCATCTATGTAAAATGATATCTAGATAAGTTTATTGTAAAGTTCTCTACAGGGTGCATACATTTTGAATACAGCTCTACTTGAAACTACATTTATTTAGTGGCTGTTTTAGTACATATAACAATGGTAACTGGATCGCAAAAGTCAGTATATGATTTAATAAACTGCTTGATTCCGTTAGCCATCCCCACGACCCCTGAAACACGGAAATGACCTTCATAAGATAAGTTCACCTTCACCCAAACATTTGGAAgacaaatcatataaaatatcgTTCACGTGAAAGTATTCTTGAATAAATTGTTATGCAAGTAGTTTAAAAATAAGTCCAAAAAGGTCAAATTATACGTATttggaaataaatttaaaagattgGTTATTGGGTATAGTTCTATCAATAAGGTCTTTACAAGAGTCAATGATTTGTAAAGAttagaatgaagaaaacagatTGTGATTATTTTAACAAAGACACCCCCTCTCTTCCTTCGCAAAAAatctaatcaaaggaaaatataaGACCATGAAAACTCCTTA
This genomic interval carries:
- the LOC143057111 gene encoding receptor-transporting protein 3-like translates to MIYTLTQPMSPSPGLHSAGVSPVVSPVVSPNVSPVTTVSPMSLTPGIMHLINYGDKDLGLLLSQRMELVWHGEFERLFAQYFPHGWQLIPTFNPPTDGWRIFKDSAKVRFSCQDCGHGWTSMKGRVIFWFNLNYGANSGLVMFKLYGQQCQRCKNGKYEHAMWYPEEVVKVLGNVYNRVGQIYYGFVRPPLRIDRRAGKPRNQHNAELCQACKDGLCREEWSFS